A segment of the Desulfofundulus kuznetsovii DSM 6115 genome:
CCACCACGGCCGGGGGATTGGGCAACAGATCCTCCACGGCCAGCTTAACACAATCGGCCGGTGTTCCATCCACGGCCCAAGCCATGGCCTTAATGCCTGGAATACTAATCGTTTCCAGGCGCAGGGGGCGGTGAACGGTAATCCCGTGGCCGGTAGCGCTGCGTTCCCGGTCCGGGGCCACGATATAAAGATCGCCAAGTTCCTGCAGGCTTTCGGCCAGGGCTTTTAAACCGGGGGCGTGGATGCCGTCATCATTGCTGAGCAAAACAATCATAGTACCCTCCACTATATTTCATAAATTGAAATAATCATTTTGCCCTTCTCGGGATCTTTGGTTAAACCAAACATTATTTTCTTATGCTTCAGGTTTTTATTTAGGAAATCAATTACCTTGTACATTTCCGAATAGGGAGCAAAACTTTTAGTAGCTATTAACTCCAGCTTGCCTTCTTTTTCCTTCATCGGTTTTGACCTCCAAATGCATTGGTTAGCTAGTCCTTAATGAGGGCCAGGGCTTCTGCCCTTGTGGCCTCGCTTCTTTGAAAAGAACCACGAACTGCCGAGGTAATGGTTTTTGAGCCAGGCTTACGGATTCCCCGCAGAGTCATGCACATGTGCTCCGCCTCAATTACAACCAGCACACCTTGCGGATTTAGCCGGCGCATAATGCTGTCGGCGATCTGGGTGGTCAGGCGCTCTTGTAATTGGGGGCGTTTGGCAAATCCCTCCACCACCCGTGCCAGCTTGGAAAGCCCCGTTACTTTACCCCGCCTGGGTATATAGGCTACATGGGCCTTGCCAAAGAAGGGTAACAGGTGATGCTCGCACATAGAATATATGGGGATGTCCTTCACCAGGATCATTTCTTCATGTTCCTCGGTAAATATTTTTTCTAAGTGTAATTCCGGATCTTCCCATAAACCACAAAAAATTTCTTTGTACATTCTGGCTACCCGGGCCGGCGTTTCCCTTAGTCCCTCCCGGTCAGGGTCCTCGCCGATGGCTTCTAAAATCATGCGTACCGCTTTTTCAATCTTTTCGGTATCAATCATTACCTCTCCCTCCTAACATTACAAGTGACCCAAAAATTTATGCGTCTGGGGGATGACCCTGACGTCGGTTAGTCTTTCCAGAGCCCGGGATTGCCAGGTGATTACTTTTTCCGGGTTTACCCTGGTTTTACCTTCAGGGGTTGTCACCGGCTGGATCACCAGGGGGATATCCCCCACGCTGCAGATCAAGTCCAGGGCCCTTTCTATTTCTTCCGGTTTGCTGTCTTCATCCACTACCAGCTTCACGAATACATGTTTCCCGCGGGCCAGCTTTAGAAATGCCCTGTGTTCCTGCCAGCAGGGGTTTATGTTGGCAGTTCCCGGTAATTTGATATCCATGGCGATAATGTCCACCAGGGGAAGTATCCTTTCCAAACTATCCGGTAAAGTGCCGTTGGTTTCCAGATAAATACCCTGCCGGGTTCCCTTAAGGAGGGGAATGAGCTCCAAAAGAAAGGATGTGTGGAGTAGCGGTTCTCCCCCCGTCAGACTGATGGAGTGATGGGCGGCCGGCTCTAGTTTCCTGATCATCAAGGCTACCTCTTGGGCGGTGAGGGGGTTGGGCAACAGAAGAAATTCTCGGCTGCCCGGCCGGGCTTCCCAGCGGCAGTAGTGGGGTATACCCCGGGGCGTGTCGCAATAGCTACAGGCCAGGTTACAGCCGGCGAAGCGCAAAAAAATTTGCCGGCAACCCACCCAGATACCCTCGCCCTGGATGGAGGAGAAAATTTCCACCAGGGGGGCAACCGGGGGGGACACCCTAACCCACCCCCCTTACTTTACATCTGGAGCGTTGCACGCTCTGCATTTCGTCTGCGTAGGCCCGGCCAATTTCCCCGGCCAGATCCGGGATTTGTGCCACCGGCCAACCCAGTTCCACCAAGCCGGCTGCCGGTACCGGTGTATTTTCCGCCGTTATATTTAAGGCCGTATGGATCATGGTGGATACGGGTGTGGTAGTGGCAATGGAAATAGAAAGTTTACGGTCCTGGTAATATAAATCATCTCCGCATCGTTGTAACCCGTGCCCCTTTTGCTCCAGTATTTCCCTGATGATGGCTACCAGGAGGCGCTGTCGTAGGACTGTTCTTTCTAAATCGTGATCAAAGTGTTCCACGATGAAATGCAACATATCATCGCCGTAAATGGGTGACTGTGCCCGTACATCCTCCAGATCAACCATGTGCTCGAATTGAACGCGGCAGGGCCCCCTGAAGGCCACAATGCTGTCCCCTAACAGGCCAAAGGAACGGTAGGCCCAAAGGGATGAAAGTTGTGTACCGTCGTACAGGATGGTCTGGGGGGCAAAATAAACGTGCATGGATTTCACCTCCGGATCCAATCCTCAAGCCCTGCGGCGGCCATGGCCCGGCAGAGTCGCCGGCAACTTTCACAGCGCCCGCACATGGTCTGTCCACCATAGTAGCAGCTCCAAATCAGGTGCCACGGTACTCCCAGGCGTTGCCCCAGGCGCACTATTTCCGCTTTATTTAGTCTAGCGGTGTAGCTGACCACGCGCACACCGCTGGCCGTGGAATAGGCCAGGGAGCTGTTGATGGCCTCTAAAAAATCAAAGCTGTTATCAGGAAAAGTAGCTGCTTCTTCGCGGTTAAAACCGGTTACTACCTGCTCACAGCCCAGAGCTTCCGCAAAGCACGCGGCAATATTAATGAACAGGCCGTTGCGATTGGGTACCCATACTGCGGCCGCCGTAGCTGTAGCCTGTTGGGGGTCGTCTAAAAATTCTTCCGCAGGTTCCGGTATGGTTTCCTTCCTGTTCACCAGGGAGGTAGTGGTAACCTCACCCAGGAAGGGCAACTGGATCACCCGGTGGGCTAGTTTATAATAGGCAGCCAGGGCGCTGGCAGCCGCAATTTCCCTTGCGGCCGCCCGCTGGCCGTAATCCATGGTCAGGCAGAGCTCTACCTGGCCTTCGCGTAAGGCTTGGGCCATGGAAACGGTGGAATCCAGGCCACCGGAAAGCAAAACGATACTTTTCACGGTCTGATATCCTCCCGGTAGCTGGCACAGACATCGGGGGATTCCCAAACCCGTACCTCGCCCATGGTCAAATCGGAGGGCAGCAGCGACTTCAGTTTATAATAAATGTATCTGGCCAGGTTTTCCGCGGTGGGGTTAAAATTAGGCTCACTAAACGGGTGCAAATCATTTAAATAGCTATGATCCAGTTCTCCTACGATCTGGCCTACCAGTTTCTTTAAAGCTCGAAAGTCAATGAGCATACCGCAGGAGTCCAGTTTCTCTCCCCCCACCGAAACCTCTATGGTCCAGGTGTGTCCGTGCAGTCGGGCACATTGACCCTCGTAATTGACCAGGCGGTGGGCGGCTGCAAAGCGCTTAATTACAGTTAACCGGTACATATGTTTAATTCCTCCACCGAGTAGTATAACTCAACCACCTGGATTTTAACTATTTCGCCACCCTTCCCGAACGTCCTTCTAGTTCCGACGGGACGATGACAAAAAAGAAACGCGGCAGCGAAAACAAAGACGGCGGTCATCCCCGGACGATGCAGGAAAGCCGCCGTAACAGCAAAGGAAGTTATAATTATAATTTTTTGCTCGACAGGCTCAAAGCCCGGTTGTAACATTCCACGGCTTCCGAGGTGCGACCCATCTCGTTGAGCACGTTTCCCCGCATACCCCATGTTTCCAGACAGCCTGGTTTTCTGGCCAGTATCTGGTCACATATGGCTATGGCTTCGTCATAGCGTTTCAACTTTACCAGACATGCAGCCTTGTTCAGAAGGATCGTTTGGTTATCCGGGTCCACGGTCAGAGCCCGGTCGTAGAACTGCAGGGCTTCCCCGTGCCTGCCCATTTCATCCAGGCACAAGGCATAGTTGTTCAAGGTTGTGGTGTCATGGGAACTGCAACGGAGGGCGTTTTCATAACAGGAAAGGGCTTTTTGATATAACTGGGCCCGGTGGTAGCAGGAGGCCAGATTTGACAGGATGGCCGCATCTCCAGGACACATTTCTTTGGCCAGTTCATAACAGGCAATAGCCTCCTCATATCGCCCTAAATGGGACAGGCTGTATCCCTTGTTGTTCATTACTTCTACGTTATTCAATCCCCCAGCTTGCGCCCGCTGGTAATATTCCAGGGCCTCTTCGTGCCGGCCCAGCTTGCTGGCCGCCAGTCCCATATTCAGGTATAGTTCAGGACTGGCTCCCTGACAGAGCAGAACCTGCCGGAACACGGCCAGAGCCTGTTCGGCCCTCCCTATTTCCAGTAGTTGCACGCCTATTTCATCCAGTGGCGGTGTGTCGGGGCGTCTCTGGAAAATATATCCATACCAGCCTAGAAAACGGGGAAGGTAATTCTTTCTCTCTTTGACGGGAGGAACAGGATTTTTCTCCTTTTCTTCCAGGGAGTAAGTACCGGTCTTTTGTATCAACCGGGAAGCATTAAAAGCCCGCTGGTTGGTCCGTTTAAGCCAGTACAAGAGGCTGGTTTTACCCTGTTCGCCGGTCACTTTTTTCCAGTGAAGGATTGCCCGGTCCAGGCGGCCCCGTTTCAGGCACAGCCTGGTTGCATGCAGGTGGAGCGTTACTTGTCTGGGTTCAAGCCGCATGGCCCGATCAATCCAGCGCAGGGCCTGTTCGTCGGCCCCCAGGGCTTCCAGGATGCGGGCCCCTACTTGCCACAAAACGGCCAAGGTACTCTGGCGCTTCAGTGCAGGTAGCGGGTTCCACATCTGAATCGCTCCTTCTTCCGATATCTGTTAAATCCCATTTCTTTCTGGCCTCTGGTTTTTCCTGCTAATAATTGTAACTTTATTCCATCAAATATTCTCTTCTTACGACAGGGTGTTCAAACAGAAAAACCGGAGGTAACAATGTGTTGCCTCCGGACACTGGCAAAATTAAAGCTATGGAAGTACCTGATAGCCCGCCCTTTCAACTGCCCTGGTCAGTTCCTCCATGGTTACCTTGGGATTGTGGGTAACTGTGGCCATTTTGTTGTTCAGATCAACTAAAACGTCCTTTACTCCGTCAATTTGCTTTAAAGCCCTTTCCACTGCAGCCTTGCAATGGTTGCAGGACATCCCTTCAATCTTTAGCCATGTCGTTTGTGTCGTCAAAGGATTTTGCACCCCCTTCCTTTACCAGATAGCCGTTTTTTTATTATCCCCCGGATTGTATTCGTATAAGAACAGGAACAGCCGGTGATATATAAAATCGGTGTAAATATTCAGTGAACCCGGTTGGATGCGGCGCTGTCCCCGCTCACTCCAGTGCTCCGCGCCGACAGCACCGCGGCTCGCTTCGGGCCGTCTCTGGCTCTCTGCGGATTGCCCGCCACTAATCATTCTTCGTTGTTACCTCTTGAAATTAATATGTCTTAAAAGCTCTTCTTCCGGGTAGTTCATCATGCGTCCTCGAGAGCCGAGCCGGCAGCCTCGCTTCACCGGGTGCTGTTACCGGCGCTTCGCAAGTCGTTCGCTCCGGACAGCGCCGCATCCTCGTCATAACGGTTTTACTGAATATTTACAAATTCGGTACTATGCGTCGGCACTTAAGGATTGAGACGACGGGAAACGACCGCTTTTTTTAAAGGAGGAACAAGTGGTGACGGAAAAGGAAAAAAAGCAACCTTTTGCTAAAGGCGATGCCTTTATCCCGGAGGCCACCGGTTCGGCCACTATGGTTAACCTCGATGGTCAGTGGGAGCACGATTTTGTTGATGATCCCACTCCTCCGGTTCTTCCGAAGGAAAGCCTGCAGAAAAGGCGGGTGATACGCCAGGCAAAAAAAGACCCTCGTGCGGGCGTCTGACCTAAAGCCAGGGGTGCTGGGATGCCCTGTCTTACACCTGTTTGAGCGTACCGGAAAACCGCCGCAACCGGAATTCTGTTCCCAGCTTGCGGGCAATTTCCCGGCACTTTTCCACGTCCACGCCTGGCCATTCCACAACCGAAAGGACCACCCTGGGAATTTGTCCAACGCAACAGCGGGCAAAATCTAACACGGCCTGGTAGGCTTTCTCCCCATATATGGGCCGGCAAATTTCCAGGTAGCGGTCGGCTGACTGCGCGTTTAAGCTGATACAAATGGCATCTACCAGGTCTTTTAATTCCAGGACCACGTTTCTTTGATAGACTAGATTCGCCTGC
Coding sequences within it:
- a CDS encoding YpmA family protein; its protein translation is MKEKEGKLELIATKSFAPYSEMYKVIDFLNKNLKHKKIMFGLTKDPEKGKMIISIYEI
- the folE gene encoding GTP cyclohydrolase I FolE, whose product is MIDTEKIEKAVRMILEAIGEDPDREGLRETPARVARMYKEIFCGLWEDPELHLEKIFTEEHEEMILVKDIPIYSMCEHHLLPFFGKAHVAYIPRRGKVTGLSKLARVVEGFAKRPQLQERLTTQIADSIMRRLNPQGVLVVIEAEHMCMTLRGIRKPGSKTITSAVRGSFQRSEATRAEALALIKD
- a CDS encoding 7-carboxy-7-deazaguanine synthase QueE — translated: MSPPVAPLVEIFSSIQGEGIWVGCRQIFLRFAGCNLACSYCDTPRGIPHYCRWEARPGSREFLLLPNPLTAQEVALMIRKLEPAAHHSISLTGGEPLLHTSFLLELIPLLKGTRQGIYLETNGTLPDSLERILPLVDIIAMDIKLPGTANINPCWQEHRAFLKLARGKHVFVKLVVDEDSKPEEIERALDLICSVGDIPLVIQPVTTPEGKTRVNPEKVITWQSRALERLTDVRVIPQTHKFLGHL
- a CDS encoding DUF366 family protein encodes the protein MHVYFAPQTILYDGTQLSSLWAYRSFGLLGDSIVAFRGPCRVQFEHMVDLEDVRAQSPIYGDDMLHFIVEHFDHDLERTVLRQRLLVAIIREILEQKGHGLQRCGDDLYYQDRKLSISIATTTPVSTMIHTALNITAENTPVPAAGLVELGWPVAQIPDLAGEIGRAYADEMQSVQRSRCKVRGVG
- the queC gene encoding 7-cyano-7-deazaguanine synthase QueC; protein product: MKSIVLLSGGLDSTVSMAQALREGQVELCLTMDYGQRAAAREIAAASALAAYYKLAHRVIQLPFLGEVTTTSLVNRKETIPEPAEEFLDDPQQATATAAAVWVPNRNGLFINIAACFAEALGCEQVVTGFNREEAATFPDNSFDFLEAINSSLAYSTASGVRVVSYTARLNKAEIVRLGQRLGVPWHLIWSCYYGGQTMCGRCESCRRLCRAMAAAGLEDWIRR
- the queD gene encoding 6-carboxytetrahydropterin synthase QueD — encoded protein: MYRLTVIKRFAAAHRLVNYEGQCARLHGHTWTIEVSVGGEKLDSCGMLIDFRALKKLVGQIVGELDHSYLNDLHPFSEPNFNPTAENLARYIYYKLKSLLPSDLTMGEVRVWESPDVCASYREDIRP
- a CDS encoding tetratricopeptide repeat protein, which gives rise to MWNPLPALKRQSTLAVLWQVGARILEALGADEQALRWIDRAMRLEPRQVTLHLHATRLCLKRGRLDRAILHWKKVTGEQGKTSLLYWLKRTNQRAFNASRLIQKTGTYSLEEKEKNPVPPVKERKNYLPRFLGWYGYIFQRRPDTPPLDEIGVQLLEIGRAEQALAVFRQVLLCQGASPELYLNMGLAASKLGRHEEALEYYQRAQAGGLNNVEVMNNKGYSLSHLGRYEEAIACYELAKEMCPGDAAILSNLASCYHRAQLYQKALSCYENALRCSSHDTTTLNNYALCLDEMGRHGEALQFYDRALTVDPDNQTILLNKAACLVKLKRYDEAIAICDQILARKPGCLETWGMRGNVLNEMGRTSEAVECYNRALSLSSKKL
- a CDS encoding heavy-metal-associated domain-containing protein, translating into MTTQTTWLKIEGMSCNHCKAAVERALKQIDGVKDVLVDLNNKMATVTHNPKVTMEELTRAVERAGYQVLP
- a CDS encoding TatD family nuclease-associated radical SAM protein gives rise to the protein MAGQVVAYPLGQNLYLNITNQCTNNCLFCIRRTSEGVGYDLWLKQEPSPEEVLAAVQDPTSYREIVFCGYGEPLMRLEVVREVAEQLKKRGAQIRINTNGQANLVYQRNVVLELKDLVDAICISLNAQSADRYLEICRPIYGEKAYQAVLDFARCCVGQIPRVVLSVVEWPGVDVEKCREIARKLGTEFRLRRFSGTLKQV